One stretch of Legionella birminghamensis DNA includes these proteins:
- a CDS encoding MazG nucleotide pyrophosphohydrolase domain-containing protein yields the protein MNLFNKLVNLELDATQFGFRWENARQILAQIESECAEVNQTLDQEEASDLLQYEIGDLLHAVLSLCLFCGFDPELTLENSLNKFEQRFLAVKQLAKAKGLNHLNHFSFEQLMELWTEAKILSDNKERKS from the coding sequence ATGAATTTATTTAACAAATTAGTCAACCTGGAACTTGATGCGACACAATTTGGTTTTCGTTGGGAAAATGCCAGGCAAATTCTCGCGCAAATTGAAAGCGAATGTGCCGAAGTCAATCAAACCCTTGATCAGGAAGAAGCAAGCGATTTGCTGCAATATGAAATTGGCGACCTGTTGCATGCGGTGTTATCCCTATGCCTATTCTGCGGTTTTGATCCCGAGTTAACGTTGGAGAACAGTCTGAATAAGTTCGAGCAGCGTTTTTTGGCAGTAAAGCAGTTGGCCAAGGCTAAAGGTTTGAATCATCTAAACCATTTCTCTTTCGAGCAGTTAATGGAGTTATGGACGGAAGCAAAAATACTCTCCGATAATAAAGAGAGGAAATCTTAA
- the thpR gene encoding RNA 2',3'-cyclic phosphodiesterase — protein MDSFRAFFGIKIEHQAQEKLAQLIEELKHCSPHSSIRWTAKENLHITLQFVQQMQIRDTFALAQTLALELHSEPFPVEFGDFIYFPKRSQPRVISLKVEPNDKLAALAEIIGKVLAQFGYPVETRSYNAHATLGRVRNSGWNIEFFEQFNLQPMAAMEVKEIILFESVSGKEGLRYVPLMKWPIEGQQF, from the coding sequence ATGGATTCATTTCGAGCATTCTTTGGTATAAAAATAGAACATCAGGCTCAGGAAAAGCTGGCTCAATTAATAGAAGAGCTCAAACATTGTTCGCCCCATTCATCCATACGCTGGACGGCAAAAGAAAATCTCCATATTACCTTGCAGTTCGTGCAGCAAATGCAAATCAGGGATACTTTTGCATTGGCTCAGACTTTAGCGCTTGAACTCCATTCAGAACCTTTTCCTGTAGAGTTCGGAGATTTTATTTATTTTCCTAAACGCTCACAGCCCAGAGTCATATCGCTGAAGGTTGAACCCAACGATAAACTGGCAGCTTTAGCTGAAATAATTGGAAAAGTGCTTGCCCAATTCGGTTATCCAGTTGAAACCCGTTCATACAATGCGCATGCAACCCTGGGCAGAGTTCGAAACAGCGGTTGGAATATCGAGTTTTTTGAACAGTTTAATTTACAGCCAATGGCGGCAATGGAAGTAAAAGAGATTATTCTTTTTGAAAGTGTTTCTGGTAAAGAAGGCTTGCGCTATGTTCCATTAATGAAATGGCCAATTGAAGGGCAACAATTTTGA
- a CDS encoding type II toxin-antitoxin system Y4mF family antitoxin, translated as MIANEIAQMVHYYRKQSGLSQQDLANLAGVGKTVIFDIEKGKETVQLNTLIKVLDVLNIRIKFEPPFPKPRENNS; from the coding sequence ATGATTGCTAATGAGATTGCACAAATGGTTCATTATTACCGCAAACAAAGCGGGTTATCGCAGCAAGATCTGGCCAATTTAGCCGGGGTAGGTAAGACCGTTATCTTTGATATTGAAAAAGGGAAAGAAACAGTACAATTAAATACATTGATAAAAGTACTGGATGTTCTAAATATTCGGATAAAGTTTGAACCGCCTTTTCCTAAGCCCAGGGAAAATAATTCATGA
- a CDS encoding HipA N-terminal domain-containing protein, whose amino-acid sequence MRKARVLVNNIEAGILEESETGKYLFNYHAGYEGAPVSLTMPLANKRYEFDKFPPFFEGLLPEGIMLEALLRKYKIDRNDYFGQLIKVGQDVVGAVVIEEFK is encoded by the coding sequence ATGAGAAAAGCGCGCGTATTAGTGAATAACATCGAGGCTGGAATATTAGAGGAATCAGAGACTGGGAAATATCTGTTTAATTACCATGCTGGTTATGAGGGGGCGCCTGTTTCTCTCACCATGCCCTTGGCAAATAAACGCTATGAATTTGATAAATTTCCCCCTTTTTTTGAGGGCTTGCTGCCGGAAGGCATTATGCTTGAAGCATTATTGCGCAAATATAAAATTGATAGAAATGATTATTTTGGGCAATTAATAAAAGTGGGGCAGGATGTTGTCGGCGCGGTTGTTATCGAGGAGTTCAAATGA
- a CDS encoding alpha/beta fold hydrolase — translation MPVMQGNGIRTYYEIHGQGQPLVLIAGYTGDHNFWNLMLPQLAAQFQVVIFDNRGIGQTTDNGQPFTLETMAADVIALIEALGLLKPHILGQSMGAAIAQIVARHYLDSMGKLILLNAVSRFNPRTIKTLESLLRCRKEAVSFDLFVELAMPWFFSSAYLANEQNILAFKDVLRNIPNPQPIDDQQRQLRALSTFDSTSWLGELALPSLVIAAEEDIITLPEESETLAKTLPNAMLMRVLGGHSSPVEQAQTVNELILKFC, via the coding sequence ATGCCAGTAATGCAAGGTAATGGAATCAGAACGTATTATGAAATTCATGGTCAGGGTCAACCGCTGGTGCTAATCGCCGGATATACGGGCGATCATAATTTCTGGAATCTGATGCTGCCGCAATTGGCGGCTCAATTTCAGGTCGTAATTTTTGATAATCGAGGCATTGGCCAAACAACGGATAATGGACAACCCTTTACCCTGGAAACCATGGCGGCGGATGTCATTGCTTTGATCGAAGCACTTGGCCTGTTAAAGCCCCATATTTTGGGTCAGTCCATGGGAGCAGCCATTGCCCAGATTGTAGCGCGGCACTATCTCGACAGCATGGGTAAACTTATTCTGTTAAACGCCGTCTCCCGCTTTAACCCAAGGACCATTAAAACTCTGGAAAGCCTGCTGAGATGCCGTAAGGAAGCGGTGTCCTTTGATCTGTTTGTAGAACTGGCAATGCCCTGGTTTTTTTCCAGCGCTTATCTGGCTAATGAACAGAATATTCTCGCATTTAAAGACGTGCTTCGAAATATTCCTAATCCTCAACCCATTGATGATCAGCAACGTCAATTAAGGGCTTTATCCACCTTTGACTCAACTTCCTGGTTAGGGGAGCTTGCCCTACCCAGTCTGGTTATAGCAGCCGAGGAAGATATTATAACCCTGCCGGAAGAAAGTGAAACATTGGCTAAAACACTGCCCAATGCCATGTTAATGCGAGTGCTGGGTGGGCATTCTAGCCCAGTTGAACAAGCGCAGACGGTTAATGAGCTGATCCTTAAGTTTTGTTAA
- a CDS encoding HipA domain-containing protein: protein MKRCPITYEILSAQENYSQRGLRLLSPQLKNLHPLAFSAEEQRKEALDRVGKMSIQGVQKKLSAQLKIKAERFEITDQNGRYILKPQSENYPELPENEALTMCLAEIVGLEIPVHGLIYSKDNSMTYFIKRFDRIGANKKLALEDFAQLSGEDRYTKYKSSMEKVAAIIESFCTFPKIEFVKLFKLTLFNFLIGNEDMHLKNFSLITRGSKVSLSPAYDLLNSTIAQKNAEEEIALPIRGRKKNLTKRDIVDYFAAERLKLNQKVIDGVIQEFQQAIPEWQKLITISFLSQEMQEKYMQLLETRCRRLNFSINAAFI from the coding sequence ATGAAGCGCTGTCCCATTACTTATGAAATTCTAAGTGCTCAGGAAAACTATTCGCAACGCGGATTGCGTCTGCTTTCCCCGCAATTGAAAAATCTTCATCCCCTGGCATTTAGTGCTGAAGAACAGCGGAAAGAAGCGCTGGATCGGGTTGGAAAAATGTCAATTCAGGGTGTACAAAAAAAATTAAGTGCACAACTGAAAATTAAAGCAGAGCGTTTTGAGATAACCGATCAAAATGGCCGTTATATTTTAAAGCCGCAAAGTGAGAATTATCCTGAGCTGCCAGAAAATGAAGCCCTCACAATGTGTCTGGCGGAAATAGTCGGCCTTGAAATACCCGTGCATGGATTGATTTATTCTAAAGACAACAGTATGACTTACTTTATTAAACGATTTGACCGAATTGGGGCTAATAAGAAATTGGCTCTGGAAGATTTTGCGCAGTTATCAGGTGAGGATCGCTATACAAAATATAAAAGTTCCATGGAAAAAGTTGCTGCCATTATTGAAAGCTTCTGTACATTTCCCAAGATTGAATTTGTCAAATTATTCAAATTGACATTATTCAACTTTCTAATTGGTAATGAAGATATGCATTTGAAGAATTTTTCCCTTATCACAAGAGGCAGTAAAGTATCTTTATCGCCAGCCTATGATCTACTCAATTCGACAATTGCTCAAAAAAACGCAGAAGAAGAAATTGCTTTACCGATAAGAGGGCGAAAAAAAAATTTAACTAAACGGGATATTGTTGACTATTTTGCAGCTGAACGCTTGAAACTAAATCAAAAAGTAATTGATGGGGTGATTCAGGAATTTCAACAAGCGATACCCGAATGGCAGAAATTAATTACTATCAGTTTTCTCTCGCAGGAGATGCAGGAAAAATATATGCAGCTACTGGAGACAAGATGCAGGCGTTTAAATTTTTCCATAAACGCTGCATTTATTTAA
- a CDS encoding acetate/propionate family kinase, which translates to MSLAIASILVLNVGSSSVKFQLFVADETLELLVKGKIFNIGGEPSFTAQADGENRVNEILSTDIDQQAALEYIFNWIEQHPCKWKILAVAHRIVHGGERYDHSVLLTPAVINYLNTLCPLAPLHQPHNLAGVEFIKQLDKSLVQIGCFDTAFHAGHAPLFTEYALPKTIRQAGVRRYGFHGLSFEWISYYLNKHHRDLIKGRIIAAHLGNGASLCALLAGKSIDTTMGLTALDGLPMGTRCGSIDPGIIPYLVNYAGLDINEVESLLYNQSGLKGLSEWTNDVQLLERSEDPKAQFALNFFCLKTAQYMAMMAVSMGGVDHIVFTGGIGENSSLVRKKILNHVQFLSVKSELVVSANEEKIMVLHSLAILKKEY; encoded by the coding sequence ATGAGTCTGGCAATCGCTAGTATCCTTGTGCTGAATGTAGGTTCTTCCAGTGTGAAATTCCAGTTATTTGTGGCTGATGAAACCCTGGAATTATTGGTGAAAGGCAAAATTTTTAATATTGGCGGTGAGCCAAGCTTCACTGCCCAGGCTGATGGAGAAAACCGTGTTAACGAAATTCTTTCCACTGATATCGATCAGCAAGCGGCATTGGAATACATTTTCAACTGGATAGAGCAACATCCGTGCAAATGGAAGATCCTTGCTGTGGCTCATCGTATCGTCCATGGCGGCGAGCGTTATGACCATTCGGTTCTTCTGACCCCAGCGGTTATCAATTATCTCAATACACTTTGCCCTCTGGCTCCACTGCATCAGCCTCATAATCTTGCCGGAGTAGAATTTATCAAGCAGCTGGACAAAAGCCTGGTCCAGATTGGCTGTTTTGATACCGCTTTTCATGCAGGGCATGCGCCATTGTTTACCGAGTATGCTTTACCCAAAACAATCCGTCAGGCAGGTGTTCGTCGTTACGGATTTCATGGCTTGTCCTTTGAATGGATCAGTTATTACCTCAACAAACACCATAGGGATTTGATTAAAGGACGTATAATTGCTGCACATTTGGGCAATGGTGCCAGCCTTTGTGCATTGTTGGCTGGGAAAAGTATTGATACAACCATGGGTTTGACTGCTCTGGACGGCCTGCCCATGGGGACTCGCTGCGGCAGTATTGATCCGGGCATTATTCCTTATCTGGTTAATTATGCTGGTCTGGATATTAATGAGGTTGAGTCCTTATTGTACAATCAATCGGGTCTGAAAGGATTATCCGAATGGACGAATGATGTGCAGTTGCTTGAAAGAAGCGAGGATCCGAAAGCGCAGTTTGCACTGAATTTTTTCTGTTTGAAAACCGCACAGTATATGGCAATGATGGCAGTCTCAATGGGAGGCGTTGATCATATTGTATTCACTGGCGGTATAGGAGAAAATTCAAGCCTTGTTCGAAAAAAGATTCTCAATCATGTCCAGTTTTTGTCTGTTAAGTCGGAGCTGGTGGTTTCTGCCAATGAAGAAAAAATAATGGTTTTGCATAGCCTGGCTATTCTGAAAAAGGAATATTAA
- a CDS encoding bifunctional enoyl-CoA hydratase/phosphate acetyltransferase has product MSDEYLESISFDELTIGQQAKLSRQLTPDDIALFAAVSGDINPAHTDPDFAQNDIFHGIVGHGMWTGGLISALLGTALPGPGTIYLGQDLKFKKPVHLGDTITITITVIDKEKEKPIVVFNCMGKNQQGETVVEGVARVLAPTKKLKVARARLPDIEIHNHDRFEPIIRSCQAIGPIRTLVVHPVKASSLEAVSDAEKAGLIKPVLVGPAAKIKSAAAEANIDSGRWEIIDCPHSDAAALRAVQLAAEGKADAIMKGSLATHELLSAIVPSSANLRTKFRISHAYVMDVPSYHKTLIITDAAINISPDAAEKADICQNAINLWRVLNGMDAKPKVAILVATEFINVKMQATVDAALLCKMSERGQITDGILDGPLAFDNAINKAAAIEKNIVSQVAGEADILVVPDIESGNLLSKQLTFLGHADAAGIVLGARVPIILTSRADSIRTRLLSCALAVKIADARSKGWIK; this is encoded by the coding sequence GTGAGTGATGAATATCTTGAGAGTATAAGCTTTGACGAATTGACCATTGGCCAGCAAGCTAAACTAAGCCGTCAGCTGACTCCTGATGATATCGCATTATTTGCTGCGGTTTCCGGCGATATAAACCCGGCCCATACAGATCCTGATTTTGCACAAAATGATATATTCCATGGTATTGTAGGCCATGGCATGTGGACTGGCGGTTTAATTTCAGCGCTTTTGGGAACCGCATTGCCTGGTCCTGGCACTATTTACCTGGGGCAGGATCTTAAATTTAAAAAACCAGTTCACCTGGGAGATACCATCACTATTACCATTACGGTAATCGATAAGGAAAAAGAAAAACCGATTGTAGTCTTTAATTGTATGGGGAAAAACCAGCAGGGGGAGACTGTAGTAGAAGGGGTGGCCAGGGTTTTGGCACCCACAAAAAAGCTCAAAGTGGCCAGAGCCCGTTTACCTGACATAGAAATTCATAATCACGATCGCTTCGAGCCAATTATCCGATCATGCCAGGCAATAGGGCCTATTAGGACACTGGTTGTTCATCCTGTTAAGGCTAGCAGCCTTGAGGCTGTTTCAGACGCTGAGAAGGCAGGCTTGATTAAACCCGTTCTGGTGGGGCCGGCAGCCAAGATTAAATCAGCAGCAGCTGAGGCGAATATCGACTCTGGCCGCTGGGAAATTATTGACTGTCCCCATAGCGATGCAGCGGCTTTAAGAGCAGTGCAGCTGGCTGCGGAGGGTAAAGCAGATGCCATCATGAAAGGCTCTCTGGCTACACATGAACTATTGAGCGCTATTGTGCCTTCTTCTGCAAATCTGCGTACCAAGTTTCGCATAAGCCATGCCTATGTCATGGATGTTCCTTCCTACCATAAAACCCTGATCATTACCGATGCCGCTATCAACATTTCGCCAGATGCTGCGGAAAAAGCAGATATTTGCCAAAATGCGATTAATTTATGGCGCGTTTTGAATGGAATGGACGCTAAACCCAAGGTTGCGATATTGGTGGCAACTGAATTCATCAATGTAAAAATGCAGGCTACTGTGGATGCGGCGCTCCTCTGTAAAATGTCTGAGAGGGGACAAATAACGGATGGCATTCTCGATGGGCCCTTAGCTTTTGATAATGCAATTAATAAGGCCGCCGCGATTGAAAAAAATATTGTCTCCCAAGTCGCTGGCGAGGCTGATATTTTAGTAGTTCCTGACATTGAGTCAGGAAATTTGCTTTCCAAGCAGCTTACATTTTTAGGTCATGCCGATGCAGCGGGTATAGTTTTAGGGGCGAGAGTGCCCATTATCCTGACCAGCCGTGCAGATTCTATTCGCACTCGCCTGCTGTCATGTGCCCTGGCTGTAAAAATAGCCGATGCGCGCAGCAAAGGTTGGATTAAATGA
- the fabI gene encoding enoyl-ACP reductase FabI has translation MKGLIVGVTNESSIAWGCAKVLHEAGVELALTYQNEKAKHYVQPLAQKLNASVFMPLDVSKEEQMTALFDAINTQWGRLDFLIHSIAFAPKSDLQGRVVDCTKEGFLMAMDISCHSLIRLSRAAEPLMNEGGSIITMSYYGSEKVIKNYNIMGPVKAALESTVRYLAIELGQEKIRVNAISPGPIMTRAASGLAHFDQLMEKAANEAPLNQLATIEAVGDMAAFLVSEKAAHITGQVLYVDDGYNICG, from the coding sequence ATGAAGGGATTAATTGTGGGGGTGACAAATGAGTCCTCAATTGCCTGGGGCTGTGCCAAGGTATTACACGAGGCTGGTGTTGAATTGGCGCTGACCTATCAGAATGAAAAAGCCAAACATTATGTTCAACCGCTCGCCCAGAAGCTTAACGCGTCTGTCTTTATGCCGCTTGATGTCAGCAAGGAAGAGCAAATGACAGCTCTTTTTGATGCAATAAACACGCAATGGGGAAGGCTTGATTTTCTCATTCACTCAATCGCATTTGCCCCTAAATCCGATTTGCAGGGCAGGGTTGTAGATTGTACGAAAGAGGGTTTTTTAATGGCGATGGATATTTCCTGCCATTCGCTGATTCGACTTTCCAGAGCAGCCGAGCCATTGATGAACGAAGGTGGATCAATTATTACAATGAGCTACTATGGTTCGGAAAAAGTGATCAAAAACTATAATATTATGGGCCCCGTCAAGGCGGCTCTGGAATCGACAGTACGTTATCTCGCCATTGAATTAGGCCAGGAAAAAATCAGGGTCAATGCTATCTCTCCCGGACCGATAATGACACGCGCGGCTTCCGGGCTCGCCCATTTTGATCAGTTAATGGAAAAAGCAGCTAATGAAGCGCCTCTGAATCAGTTGGCGACTATCGAAGCAGTAGGCGACATGGCCGCATTTCTGGTGTCGGAAAAAGCGGCACATATCACGGGACAGGTGCTTTATGTGGATGACGGATATAACATTTGTGGTTAG
- a CDS encoding chloride channel protein: protein MRYSNYLDFWVSSVKKQTCYLAVITLIIGVLSGLGGMSIALLLHWIQHIAYGYSLQHIISPESFLQGVEAASGERRLIILIICGLVAGIGWGLLYRFGKPLVGIANSIKKVQPMPVVSTAIHSLLQVITVALGSPLGREVAPREVGALFAGWISIKSGLGSEQTRIMIACGAGAGLAAVYNVPLGGTLFIAEVLLYSLDWSVILPALVSCIIAVAVSWIGLGNAPQYDLTGLVISPGLMAWSILTGPVYGLCGYWFSKIANQCRKAAKHNWQLPVLCILNFSLIGVLAIFFPALLGNGKSAIHVEFSAATLMSASALLFVLRVLTTWSSLRAGAEGGLLTPSMAAGALLGGFLGGLWTLFFPGIIPASFAAIGATAFLSASQKMPLTAIILIFEFTQLDFSFIMPVMFAVGGSLAICKLCINLESNPRSTDRKPRDWG, encoded by the coding sequence ATGAGATACTCAAATTATTTGGATTTCTGGGTATCCTCTGTGAAAAAACAAACTTGCTATCTTGCTGTTATTACTCTGATTATCGGCGTTCTTTCAGGCTTGGGCGGGATGAGTATTGCCTTGCTTTTACACTGGATACAGCATATCGCCTATGGGTATAGCCTGCAGCATATCATCAGCCCCGAGAGCTTTTTACAAGGTGTGGAGGCTGCATCGGGCGAACGGCGATTGATTATTCTAATCATTTGCGGCCTGGTTGCCGGGATCGGCTGGGGTCTTCTCTACCGCTTTGGAAAACCGCTGGTTGGCATTGCCAACTCCATTAAGAAAGTACAACCGATGCCGGTCGTTTCAACCGCTATCCATTCGCTTTTGCAGGTCATTACTGTCGCGCTCGGCTCACCCCTTGGCAGGGAAGTTGCCCCTCGTGAGGTAGGCGCCTTGTTTGCCGGATGGATTTCAATCAAATCCGGGCTTGGCAGCGAACAAACCCGAATCATGATTGCCTGCGGGGCAGGCGCGGGCTTGGCTGCAGTTTATAATGTTCCCCTGGGCGGGACCCTGTTTATTGCGGAAGTCTTATTATACAGTCTCGACTGGTCGGTCATACTGCCGGCACTGGTCAGCTGTATCATTGCCGTGGCGGTGTCCTGGATTGGCTTGGGCAATGCACCCCAGTATGATCTTACAGGATTGGTCATTAGTCCGGGGTTGATGGCATGGTCCATTTTAACAGGCCCTGTCTATGGGTTATGCGGTTACTGGTTTAGCAAAATTGCGAATCAATGCCGAAAAGCAGCCAAACACAATTGGCAACTGCCTGTCCTTTGTATTTTAAATTTTAGCCTGATTGGTGTGCTGGCCATTTTCTTCCCGGCATTATTAGGAAATGGAAAAAGTGCAATTCATGTTGAATTCAGTGCAGCTACACTGATGTCGGCCTCAGCGCTTCTGTTTGTATTGCGAGTGCTGACTACCTGGTCCAGTTTGCGTGCGGGTGCAGAGGGTGGTTTGCTCACCCCGTCTATGGCGGCAGGCGCCCTTTTAGGTGGATTTTTAGGCGGCCTCTGGACTCTTTTTTTTCCGGGTATTATTCCCGCCTCGTTCGCAGCGATTGGTGCCACCGCCTTTTTGTCGGCCAGTCAGAAAATGCCCTTGACTGCCATCATTCTTATTTTTGAGTTTACGCAACTGGATTTCAGCTTCATCATGCCCGTTATGTTTGCTGTTGGCGGTTCCCTTGCTATTTGCAAATTATGCATAAATCTTGAATCCAATCCCCGCAGCACCGACCGCAAGCCCCGTGATTGGGGCTGA
- a CDS encoding NAD(P)/FAD-dependent oxidoreductase → MEKDILDCIIIGGGPAGLTAGIYLGRYRRKAVIYDAGNSRAEKIPLSHNYPGFPKGLSGPELLARLQAQIAAYEVPIIPEPVDSIKQIDDYEFLVSTQTSERFAKNIILATGVKDIEPRLADINDGIQKGLIRHCPVCDAFEVINKKIAVVGYGKSGLGEALFLHDYTPNIYLLSLGKTDSWTKADLKKIREANITLITEDILKIELTSDSAKMIFTNQKKLEVDCLYSALGAITNNKLAKDLGVKLKEDAVLVNKHQQTSVKGVFATGDLVDGLNQICVATSQAAIAATAIHTHCREFK, encoded by the coding sequence ATGGAAAAGGATATCCTGGACTGTATTATCATTGGGGGAGGTCCTGCCGGACTCACTGCAGGCATTTATCTGGGCCGGTACCGCCGCAAGGCAGTTATTTACGATGCGGGTAATAGCCGGGCTGAAAAAATCCCTCTTTCCCATAATTACCCTGGTTTTCCAAAAGGCCTTTCAGGCCCGGAATTATTAGCCAGATTACAAGCTCAGATCGCTGCTTATGAAGTACCGATCATTCCTGAACCTGTCGACTCGATTAAACAAATAGACGATTATGAATTTCTGGTAAGCACTCAAACATCTGAGCGTTTCGCCAAAAATATCATTTTAGCAACGGGGGTAAAGGATATAGAGCCCCGTCTGGCGGATATTAATGACGGCATTCAAAAGGGATTAATCAGGCATTGCCCGGTTTGTGATGCCTTCGAAGTAATCAATAAAAAAATCGCGGTGGTTGGCTATGGAAAATCCGGCCTGGGTGAAGCACTTTTCCTGCATGATTATACGCCAAATATTTATCTATTGAGCCTGGGGAAAACAGATAGCTGGACAAAGGCTGACTTGAAAAAGATCCGGGAGGCAAATATCACTTTAATTACCGAGGATATTCTGAAAATTGAATTAACCTCTGACTCGGCAAAAATGATCTTTACCAATCAAAAAAAATTGGAAGTCGATTGCCTGTATTCAGCCTTAGGCGCTATTACCAACAACAAACTGGCTAAAGATTTGGGAGTAAAGCTGAAAGAGGATGCCGTGTTGGTGAATAAACACCAGCAAACTTCAGTAAAGGGAGTCTTTGCCACAGGGGATCTGGTCGATGGCCTGAACCAGATCTGTGTTGCAACCAGTCAGGCGGCCATTGCTGCCACAGCAATTCATACTCATTGCCGCGAATTTAAATAA